A part of Entelurus aequoreus isolate RoL-2023_Sb linkage group LG10, RoL_Eaeq_v1.1, whole genome shotgun sequence genomic DNA contains:
- the rps25 gene encoding small ribosomal subunit protein eS25 yields MPPKQDKKKDAGKSKKDKDPVNKSGGKAKKKKWSKGKVRDKLNNLVLFDKATYEKLYKEVPNYKLITPAVVSERLKIRGSLARNALQELLAKGMIKLVSKHRAQLIYTRNTKGGDEEVAAEKA; encoded by the exons ATG CCTCCCAAGCAAGACAAGAAAAAGGATGCTGGGAAGTCCAAGAAGGACAAGGACCCAGTCAACAAATCTGGAGGCAAAGCCAAGAAGAAG AAGTGGTCCAAGGGAAAGGTTAGGGACAAGCTGAACAACCTGGTCCTCTTTGACAAGGCCACCTATGAAAAACTGTACAAGGAAGTGCCCAACTACAAGCTCATCACACCCGCTGTCGTGTCTGAGAGGCTGAAGATCCGTGGCTCGCTGGCTAGGAATGCCCTGCAGGAACTGCTTGCTAAAG GCATGATCAAGCTGGTGTCTAAGCACAGAGCACAGCTCATCTATACACGTAACACCAAGGGAGGAGATGAGGAGGTGGCAGCAGAGAAAGCATAA
- the trappc4 gene encoding trafficking protein particle complex subunit 4, producing the protein MVIFSVYVVNKAGGLIYQYDNYVPRSEAEKTFSYPLDLVLKHHDEKVIVSFGQRDGIRVGHAVLSINGIDVVGKSTADGKDILEYLKDPANYPVSIRFGRARLSSNEKLMLASMFHSLFAIGSQLSPEVGSSGIEMLETDVFKLHCFQTLTGIKFIVLADPRQAGIDALLRKVYEIYADFALKNPFYSLEMPIRCELFDQNLKGALEVAEKAGNFGAGS; encoded by the exons ATGGTGATCTTCAGTGTGTATGTTGTCAACAAGGCCGGGGGATTAATTTACCAATATGACAACTACGTGCCGAGGTCGGAGGCCGAGAAGACGTTTAGTTACCCTTTAGACTTGGTGCTCAAACATCACGACGAGAAGGTGATCGTGTCGTTCGGACAGAGGGACGGCATCAGAG TGGGCCATGCAGTGCTGTCCATCAATGGCATTGATGTGGTGGGAAAGAGCACAGCAGATGGGAAGGACATCCTGGAATACTTGAAAGATCCTGCAAACTATCCGGTGTCGATCCGATTCGGACGAGCCCGGCTGAGCTCCAATGAAAAACTGATGCTGGCGTCTATGTTCCACTC GTTGTTTGCTATCGGATCACAGCTATCGCCTGAAGTCGGCAGCTCAGGGATCGAGATGCTTGAAACAGATGTCTTCAAGTTGCACTGCTTCCAGACTCTTACAG GAATAAAGTTCATAGTGCTGGCAGACCCTCGACAAGCAGGCATTGACGCTCTGCTGAGGAAAGTCTATGAGATCTACGCAGATTTTGCCCTCAAAAATCCATTCTACTCTCTAGAGATGCCAATCAG ATGTGAACTGTTTGATCAGAACCTGAAGGGCGCACTAGAAGTTGCAGAGAAGGCAGGAAACTTTGGAGCCGGCTCTTAA
- the slc37a4a gene encoding glucose-6-phosphate exchanger SLC37A4a — protein MARANYGYYRTTIFLAMFVGYTLYYFNRKTFSFVMPSLMQEIKLDKDDLGMITSSQSLAYAISKFISGVLSDQISARWLFSIGLLMVGGINVVFSWSSTVAVFSALWFLNGLGQGLGWPPCGRVLRKWFEPSEFGTWWAVLSCSMNLAGSLGPIIATVLAQTYSWRTILAVSGLICVAVSFVCLLVIKNEPRDVGLPSVGVAAKKSKGDSSSDESTLSEFLLSPYLWLLSVSYLVVFGVKTACTDWGQLFLIQDKGQSTLMGSSYMSALEVGGLFGSLAAGYLSDKAVAKQGMRTYGNPRHFVLILMMAGMFVSMYLFRITVTPESPKVWILSLGAAFGFSSYGPIALFGVIANESAPSNYCGTSHAIVALMANIGGFLSGLPFSSIAKHHGWETAFWVAEIACGGTAVGFFLLRNVKTKMGHVSKKSD, from the exons ATGGCTAGAGCAAACTATGGATACTATCGGACTACTATATTTTTGGCCATGTTTGTTGGCTACACTCTTTACTACTTTAACAGGAAGACATTCTCTTTTGTGATGCCTTCGCTGATGCAGGAAATCAAGCTGGATAAGGATGACCTGG GCATGATAACCAGCAGCCAGTCTCTGGCATACGCTATCAGTAAATTCATCAGCGGCGTGCTCTCAGACCAAATCAGTGCACGTTGGCTCTTCTCCATTGGCCTGTTGATGGTGGGAGGCATCAACGTGGTCTTCTCCTGGTCGTCCACCGTGGCCGTCTTCTCTGCATTGTGGTTCCTCAACGGACTGGGCCAGGGTCTTGGATGGCCTCCCTGTGGACGGGTGCTGCGCAAG TGGTTCGAGCCCTCTGAGTTCGGAACATGGTGGGCGGTCCTGTCCTGCAGCATGAATCTGGCAGGCAGCCTGGGCCCCATCATCGCCACTGTGCTGGCCCAGACCTACAGCTGGAGGACCATCCTGGCCGTGTCCGGACTCATCTGTGTGGCCGTCTCCTTTGTATGCCTGCTGGTCATCAAGAATGAGCCCAGAGACGTGGGGCTGCCCAGTGTAGGAGTAGCAGCGAAGAAGAGCAAAGGAG ACTCCTCTAGTGATGAGAGCACTCTGTCGGAGTTCCTGCTCTCTCCGTACCTGTGGCTGCTGTCAGTGTCCTACCTGGTGGTGTTTGGGGTGAAGACGGCCTGCACTGACTGGGGCCAGCTGTTTCTCATACAGGACAAAGGACAGTCTACACTCATGG GCAGCTCATACATGAGCGCCCTGGAGGTGGGAGGGCTGTTCGGCAGCCTGGCAGCAGGTTACCTCTCTGACAAAGCTGTGGCCAAA CAAGGCATGAGAACCTACGGCAATCCTCGCCACTTTGTCCTGATCCTCATGATGGCTGGGATGTTTGTGTCCATGTATTTGTTCAGAATCACAGTCACTCCAGAGAGTCCAAAG GTGTGGATCCTCAGTTTGGGTGCTGCTTTTGGTTTCTCCTCCTACGGGCCAATCGCCTTGTTTGGGGTTATAGCCAATGAGAGTGCTCCGTCCAACTACTGCGGGACGTCACATGCTATTGTCGCTCTCATGGCAAACA TTGGCGGCTTCCTCTCGGGGCTTCCGTTCAGCAGCATCGCCAAGCATCATGGCTGGGAAACGGCCTTCTGGGTTGCAGAAATTGCCTGTGGCGGCACGGCCGTTGGGTTTTTCCTGCTGCGTAATGTCAAAACCAAGATGGGTCACGTATCCAAGAAGTCCGACTGA